In Conger conger chromosome 5, fConCon1.1, whole genome shotgun sequence, the DNA window TCTTTCTGGGGTACACTGCAATTATGAACTCCAGACAATGCTATAAATTCAAGGGGATAATAAcgtatataattatattaatcttctgtttgttttcaccaAATTATATGTTTGTTGCTTAGTTGTTCAGCTGACAAGAAATGTGTGGTTTGTTGGAGTGAGCTGTCTGACTATGTTTGATTTTCTTACATGAAAGCTGATGGCTGCATGTTAGACAGCTTAATTTAAGTGTCTGGATTTGAACAGCAGCTTTAGGGATCAGCTGTTAATAATAACATGTTGAATAATTATGCTGTTGCATTTAGCATTTAGTGTATTCGCAAGCACACTTCTCACCAACTGGAAATGATAAAACAAGATCAATATTCATTTGGCATTACACTTAATTTTACAAACAGGTAGAACAAAGTAAATTTCCAGTGTGTCTCCAGACCGTGGATAACACCGAATTTGTTGAAGTACCATATTTTGGTTTCTCTCCTACTGACCTTTTGCATACAACCCAATGTCCAGGTTTGCTTTGCCaagtatacatacagtatgtattatgTTTCACAAGGTGCATCACAATGGACAAGCAGTAGTTTGAGGACAATAATACAGCACTGTTTTTTGACAGCAGATAAAAGTTTAAAGTGATAAATATCATGTGCCACTCTCAGGAGCGGAGAGTGTTAACCTGGAGGGTCCCCTGATGAAGGACCTGATGCGGGGTTATAACAAGAACATCCGTCCAGCCAAGTGGAATGCCAACATCACCCAAGTGGCGCTCAAACTGACTCTTACCAACCTCATCTCTCTGGTTAGttcaagggtgtgtgtgtgtgtgtgtgtgctgtttgtgtgtgcatacagtatgtgtgtgtgtatgttcgtgcgtacagtatgtgagtCTGGGGAACGCCTGACCCTGCATGTGTTTCATGATTTGTGGAGAGTATGTGTCAATCTAACTGTTTCTGTCCTGATTTGCAGAATGAACGAGAGGAGGCCCTCACTACCAGCGTGTGGGTTGAAATGGTAAAAACAGGGTGCAGCAGAGAGCTATGGTAGAGCTGAATGATGGGGCTATGGGGTGTCAGGGTCCCATGTTGAGAGGCTAGTGGCTACTGTAGCTACACTTTTCTGGGGTCCTGAGGTTTAGAACTGATGACCTCAGATTAACTTATTTTGCATTAATACATACCATTGATGATGGCAATTTTTGCAAACTGGATTCCAGAGTAaaagttattaaaaaaattaataagtTAAATTATATACTTTGTTCCTGCAAATCCTCAGCATTTTTACTGGTCAtgtaaacaatatttttgtagCTCAAAACTGAATCATATCTGAGAGCATGTACTTGCTTCAGTTATCAGTGAAAAGTTCAATAAAATCTCATTCATGACAATTCTCCAAAGCTAATGTGAATATTGTGTTATTGATTTTACAGCAATGGTATGACTACCGTCTGAAGTGGGACCACATGCCAGTGTATGAAAATGTTACTCTTCTGCGCATTCCTTCCAAATACATCTGGCTGCCTGATATCATACTAGAAAACAAGTGAGTACAAACAGCATCAATGGCTATAGGCCCAAGGAGAACTTAACTCCAGCCGCCTAACAGTGGGAATATAgctagcctgtagcgtagtgggtaaggtacatgactgggacccgcaaagtcggtggttcgatccccggtgtagtctcaatgagatccgcacagccgttaggcccttgagcaaggcccttaaccctgcattgctccaggggaggattgtctcctgcgtaatctaatcaacagtacatcgctctggataagagcatctgccatggaatggaatggaatcaCAACATTAGTTTTTTTGAATAACAGCAGGTAAATTAATTCAGGTGATTTGGTAAGTATGGGCTATGCACATATGACATAGTAAAGCATCATGTAcctaatacaaataattaagtCGATATGACCAGTTTCCTCTATATATTAATCCATTTTTTTATATGAGTGTGAACCAGGCTATCATCTATCATCATACAGTAGACAGCAGGTCAGTCATGTCTTCATTCATACAGTACATCATTTAGGTCTGTCATTAGACTGTCATTCATTTTGGCAAGCTTTTACTCAAAGTCAACTATAAATTAATTCTCAGGTCTATAAGTGAGTAAGTCCCCCAGATATGTAATGTTGAAAGGTTTTTCTATAAATGCCTTTAGCAGCCACAGCCAgcaaaagcaatacattatccaATATGCGATAAATTGCATTTGACAGCTGCCATCACAGTGTCCTAGAGGAGCCTAAAGCACTAATATCCCATTTCTGACAGAGCGAAGGATTATTCTGAAACTATACCTCATAATTATAATTGAGTCCCATTATGTATTACTAACATTGACTATAAAAGCTTGATTCCACTTTGATTGCAAATGTTAGTGCAGCACCCAGAAAACGGAATGTTCTCTAAACTCTAAACATATATCTTTATATCTTCTATAGTTCATGTGATCCCAAGCAAGCATATTCCCTGCTTTGATTGTGCAAAAATATATCTACTGATCTATTTTAATTGCTCCTGATATTTTAGAGcttatttttgcttttgttcaTACATTCCACTCTTTGTACCTATAGCATGGATGGAAAATTTGAAATCGCTCTATACGTCAATGCCCTCGTTGACCCCTCTGGCCATGTGTCCTGGTTGCCCCCAGCTATCTACCGCAGCGCCTGCTCCATTAAAGTCAACTACTTCCCTTTCGACTGGCAGAACTGCTCAATGGTATTTCGGTAAGGTGAATCACCTGTCCCATATCATTTTTCAGAATTAAATAAGGTACAATGTAACCATGCATCATTGATATAATTTGAATCATGTGTTTTGCTGGTATACCACATACaatgtgtttcacatgggtTGTATTGATAATAAGCATTCTTTTCTCCACATTGTCATTCACTCTGGTAGCTCCCAGACCTACAACGCTAATGAGATTGAACTACTTCTCATAAAGGATGAAAAGGGTCAGATGGTGGAGTGGATTGAGATTGACCCAGAGGCATTCACAGGTCAGATTCAGTAACAGCAGGAAGCAGCCTCCTGTTTTCGATTACTCCTGTTACCGTTCTGAGGAAGCCACATTCTAATTCTCAGTTGGAATCCCACAGtgctttgtttttattacaaCCTGCATTACATTCTAAATTTCATAAAGTAGGCACTATCATGTGTCTGAATAGCATTTAGGCCTGTCATCAGACAATTTGACATTCTGGAGGCAAAAATGAATGGCCTCAATGAGtgctcaaaaataaatgtagtaAAATGCCTGCATTAAAAACAGTCCTGTTGATGAATTGTGATGATGGGTCACACTGTGTGATACTGTAAAATCACAGTTTATGAGACTTCCTTCTGAGGTATAATATTAGTATCAGCTGTCCTATTATAATTGACTAAAACTCAGGAAGTTACATGATTTGATACCTGCCGACAACAGCTTGATGTGATTTGTATCTTCATTTCCTTTCAACAGAGAATGGTGAATGGGTCATCAAACACAGACCTGCCAAGAAGATAATAAACAATCGCTACAACAGGGACGAGTTGGAGTTCCAGGAGTTGGTCTTcttcctgatcatccagaggaAGCCACTGTTCTACGTGATCAACCTCATTGTGCCCTCTGTGCTCATCTCCTCCCTGGGCCTGCTGGTCTACTTCCTCCCTGCTAAAGGTCTAGCCCTCATCGTCTGAAATgctatatatataaaaagagggactgtgtgtgactTTTTGTTGGTTGAAAAAACCACAGAGCTGCTGTTTCTCCAAGTGAATAATTGAGAACCTACACATCCCCATAACATGCAAATCAGGCCATGCTGCTCCTCCAGGCTGATAATTTACCTATTCACAAAAGTATATCCAGCACTGCGAGTAGCCTGGACTTAAATTCCCCAAGGGCCCATGCCTCTCATACATGAAATGGCAACGATGCAATAAAAGTGTCCTACTCTTGAGTTAGTTAGTTTTTAACTGCGATAATGATGCCTTCTCTGTGTAATGTCATGTAGCTGAATCAAGGTGTTCCCTGCATGTTTGCTCATAGTTGTTTGTGGTGTCGCTTTTGGCAGCTGGTGGGCAGAAGTGTACCATGTCAATCGCCATACTCCTGGCGCAAACTGTTTTCCTCTTCCTCATTGCCAAGAAAGTTCCAGAAACATCGCAGGCTACGCCACTTATTGGAAAGTAAGATATTCCATCCCTTGCAGTATATCATGCAATACAGTTTATCTTTAGTCTTTTAGTGTCCCTATCATACAGATTTTCTGGTAAAGTTGTTGAATTGTAAGAAGTGGGGTGATTACTGCAAATGACTACTGTGGATCATTATCCTgacattcttttattttattttttctctagGTACTTGATATTTGTCATGTCAGTGACCACCATTGTGGTGATGAATTGTGTAATTGTGCTGAATGTCTCCCTGCGAACTCCCAACACCCACCTAATGACAGACAAAGTCCGGAAGGTACAGCCAAAACCATCTCGTGCCACTGACTTCATATAAATGAAAAGCTCTCATGAAAGGGATTGCAGTCCTGTCATCAGAGGTTTGAGTCAACTTATTGATCCCCCAGGAAATTAGTTTGATGCCCTTGCTGTTCTCCATACACCAGGTCTTCTTAAACATCCTGCCACGGATGCTCCACATGCGGATGAGACCCTGGACCCCGGCAGATCCGCCCTCGCGACGACGCAGCTCCCTGGGCCTCATCGCCAAGGCGGATGAGTACTTCCTGAAGACGGCCCGCTCTGAGATCATGTTCAGCAAGCTCAGGGAGAGGAACGGGCTGATGAGGGTTGTGTTGGAACAGATTcgtaagtctctctctctctctctctctctctcactctctctctttctctgtctctcactatctctctctccctctctttctctgtctctcaatttctctctctttcttctcaattaattaattgatgtgACTGATATGAGTTTGTAGTACATGCTTgagtacattgcattacattaatggcatttggcagacactcttatccagagcaacatacaacaaagtgcaaagtgcatacccataaccagggataagtgcgctgaaagaccctagacataagtacaatttcaactgctgtacaacaaagataaggactagggcctatttgatcatcagttgttgttgtttttatagtaataccgcaacacgcaaatgtatgaataaactgcttacctagccaaacaaaactagcgaAGGTATCATcataatacacaagtaaataagtGAGTACTTTTCATTCCAAAACCAGATCAAAAAGTTCACATCAAAT includes these proteins:
- the chrng gene encoding acetylcholine receptor subunit gamma: MESASSLSLALHFLSFILLFSTAESVNLEGPLMKDLMRGYNKNIRPAKWNANITQVALKLTLTNLISLNEREEALTTSVWVEMQWYDYRLKWDHMPVYENVTLLRIPSKYIWLPDIILENNMDGKFEIALYVNALVDPSGHVSWLPPAIYRSACSIKVNYFPFDWQNCSMVFRSQTYNANEIELLLIKDEKGQMVEWIEIDPEAFTENGEWVIKHRPAKKIINNRYNRDELEFQELVFFLIIQRKPLFYVINLIVPSVLISSLGLLVYFLPAKAGGQKCTMSIAILLAQTVFLFLIAKKVPETSQATPLIGKYLIFVMSVTTIVVMNCVIVLNVSLRTPNTHLMTDKVRKVFLNILPRMLHMRMRPWTPADPPSRRRSSLGLIAKADEYFLKTARSEIMFSKLRERNGLMRVVLEQIQNGLQGDTAQDVCASLAQASSAVKQCVASCKHITESIDQQNRFQNENEEWFLVARVIDRVCFFGMALLFILGTIGIFLMGHFNKAPSMPFPDDPKTYLPK